Proteins co-encoded in one Granulicella cerasi genomic window:
- the pyrB gene encoding aspartate carbamoyltransferase: MAEKLQHVLSVKQLMDVVLLQDLFETAWEFERDEVERKQRMRLSGRIMASMFYEPSTRTRFSFEAAMQRLGGGVLTAENAVDNSSSAKGESISDTARIIGGYADVIVMRHFQKGAVREAASNSPVPVINAGDGAGEHPTQALLDTYTIRKELHRLHGLRVAVVGDLKNGRTVHSLLPLLSLFPGLHVTLIAPPSLRLPQEICAELQERGVVLHETEEFSVTTLGEADVVYMTRVQQERFASVEEYEAVKSVYVLTEEIADQLKEEAIILHALPRLEELPAGVDRNLRAAYFKQAKNGLYVRMALLAYLLE; the protein is encoded by the coding sequence ATGGCTGAGAAGCTTCAGCATGTGTTGAGCGTCAAGCAGTTGATGGACGTGGTGTTGTTGCAGGACCTCTTCGAAACCGCGTGGGAGTTCGAGCGCGACGAGGTGGAACGCAAGCAGCGTATGCGGCTGAGCGGGCGCATCATGGCTTCGATGTTCTATGAGCCTTCAACGCGCACGCGCTTCTCGTTTGAAGCCGCAATGCAGCGCCTCGGCGGTGGCGTGTTGACGGCGGAGAATGCGGTCGATAACTCGTCATCGGCCAAGGGAGAGTCGATCTCGGATACGGCTCGCATCATCGGCGGCTATGCGGACGTGATCGTGATGCGTCACTTCCAGAAAGGCGCTGTGCGGGAGGCGGCGAGCAACTCGCCTGTGCCGGTGATCAACGCAGGCGACGGTGCGGGCGAGCATCCGACGCAGGCGCTGCTGGATACGTACACGATTCGCAAGGAGCTTCATCGTCTGCATGGGCTGCGTGTTGCCGTGGTGGGCGACCTGAAGAACGGCCGCACGGTGCACTCGTTGCTGCCGCTTTTGAGCTTGTTTCCTGGCTTACATGTGACGTTGATTGCGCCGCCGTCGCTGCGCTTGCCGCAGGAGATCTGCGCGGAGTTGCAGGAGCGTGGAGTGGTGCTGCATGAGACCGAAGAGTTCAGCGTGACTACGTTGGGCGAGGCGGACGTCGTCTACATGACGCGCGTGCAGCAGGAGCGGTTTGCTTCGGTAGAAGAATATGAAGCGGTGAAGTCGGTGTATGTGTTGACCGAAGAGATTGCCGATCAGCTCAAGGAGGAAGCGATCATTCTTCATGCATTGCCGCGGCTGGAAGAGCTTCCGGCCGGTGTTGATCGCAATTTGCGTGCGGCGTACTTCAAGCAGGCGAAGAACGGTCTGTACGTGCGTATGGCGCTGCTGGCTTATCTGCTCGAGTAA